The window ACATCCGTGCGCGCGACCGGCTCCATCGGCTGTCGCGTGGCCGGCTGCGGGCGCTCGTAGCGGCGCTCCTCCTCGACGTGGTCGTCGTAGTACTCGTCGCGCTCGTCGTCCTCGACCAGCCCGAGATAGACGCCCATCTTGCGCATCGCGCCGGCCATTGAAGCCTGCCTTCCGGAGTGCGTCTGCACAGCCACTAGAGAAGCAATTCCCCTTGTTCAATGAGGTTAGGGGCGCAGGGCCCGGTTACCGAGCAACCCGGAGCCGACACGCACATGTGTCGCGCCAGCACCTACCGCCACTTCCAGATCTCCACTCATCCCGGCGGAGATCCAGCGGGCCTCGGGGTGGGCCGCACGCAGGTCCGCGGCGACGGCCGCGAGGCGCTCGAAGGCCGGTCCGGGCGGGGCCCCGAGGGGCGCCACCGCCATCACCCCGCGCAGCCGCAGGCCCGGGGCGGCGGCCACCGCGTCGGCCAGGGAGCGGACGTCAGCCGGGGCGGCGCCGCCCCGGCTGCTCGACGACCCGTCGCGAGCGGGCGGCGCGAGGTCGACCTGGATCAGGGCGTCCAGCTCACGGCCGCCCTCGGTCGCGCCGGCCGACAGGGCGCGCACCAGCCGCGGACGGTCGACCGAATGCACCACATCGGCGTAGCGGGCCACCGAACGGGCCTTGTTCGTCTGCACCTGGCCGACGAAGTGCCAGGTCAGGTCGCTCACCCCGGCATCCGACACCGTTGCGGCCTTCTCGGCGGCTTCGGCGTCCCGGTTCTCCCCCACGTCCCGGACCCCGAGCGCGGCCAGGTGCTCCACGTCGGAGGCGGGCCAGGTCTTGGTGACCGCGATCAACGTCACGTCCGCCGGGTCCCGGCCGGCGGCCGCGCACGCCGCCGCGATCCGCTCCCGGACCGCGGCGAGGTTGGCCGCGAGCTCCTCCCGACGCTCCATCAGGTGCGGCTCGCCGGGTCCGGTTCCCGCCAGATCAGCCCGGCGAAGCGGCCGGTCACGCCGTCCCGGCGGTAGGAGAAGAAGTCGGGGTCGTCGTGGGTGCAGCCGCCGGTGAGGCCGACGTCGCGGACGCCGAGAGCGGCGAACTGCTCGGCCAGCCCCGGCCGCAGGTCGAGCGACGGCGTACCCGCCCGTGTCCGGCCGGTGCCCGCGACCGCACCCGGCGCCGCCGCCGCCACCTCGCGCTGCATCGACTCCGGGACCTCGTAGCAGCAGCCGTTGATCGACGGTCCGAGTTGGACGCGGACGCGTCCGGGCTCGGCGCCGAGGTCCTGCATGACCCGGAGGGCCTGGGCCACGACCCCCGACTCGACACCCTTACGGCCGGCGTGCGCCGCGGCGACCACCCCGGCGTACGGATCGGCCATCAGGACCGGCACGCAGTCGGCGACCAGCACGACCAGCGCGAGCCCGGGGGCCGAGGTCACCAGCGCGTCGGCGACCGGCGGTACGGCCACCGGCCCGTCCACGACCGCGACGTCGTTGCCGTGCACCTGGTCCATGAAGACGAGCTGCTCCGGGGACAGGCCCACCGCCGCCGCGACCAGGACACGGTTCGCTGCGACGGTGCGGGCGTCGTCCCCGACG of the Sporichthya polymorpha DSM 43042 genome contains:
- the pgeF gene encoding peptidoglycan editing factor PgeF — translated: MIPLLMPSWPPGVRGVFTTRAGGQSIPPYAELNLATHVGDDARTVAANRVLVAAAVGLSPEQLVFMDQVHGNDVAVVDGPVAVPPVADALVTSAPGLALVVLVADCVPVLMADPYAGVVAAAHAGRKGVESGVVAQALRVMQDLGAEPGRVRVQLGPSINGCCYEVPESMQREVAAAAPGAVAGTGRTRAGTPSLDLRPGLAEQFAALGVRDVGLTGGCTHDDPDFFSYRRDGVTGRFAGLIWREPDPASRT
- a CDS encoding YggS family pyridoxal phosphate-dependent enzyme encodes the protein MERREELAANLAAVRERIAAACAAAGRDPADVTLIAVTKTWPASDVEHLAALGVRDVGENRDAEAAEKAATVSDAGVSDLTWHFVGQVQTNKARSVARYADVVHSVDRPRLVRALSAGATEGGRELDALIQVDLAPPARDGSSSSRGGAAPADVRSLADAVAAAPGLRLRGVMAVAPLGAPPGPAFERLAAVAADLRAAHPEARWISAGMSGDLEVAVGAGATHVRVGSGLLGNRALRP